The stretch of DNA CTCACCCACCTCTCCGAGGTGATCCGCAACAATCTGCCGCAATTCCTGTCCTACAAGGACATGCGCGCCCTCCTCGACCGGCTCGACCCCGAATACAAGCGCCTGCTCGACGAGATCTGCCCGTCGCAGATCTCCTATTCGGGCCTCCAGGCGGTGCTGAAGCTGCTGCTCGCTGAGCGGGTCTCGATCCGCAACCTGCACCTGATCCTGGAGGCGGTGGCCGAGATCACCCCGCATGCGCGCCGGGCCGAGCAGATCGCCGAGCACGTCCGGATGCGGATGGCGCAGCAGATCTGCGGCGACCTCGCCGAGAACGGCGTGCTCAACGTGCTGCGGCTGGGGGCCAGCTGGGACCTGTCGTTCCACCAGAGCCTGAAGCGCGACGCCAAGGGCGAGGTGGTGGAGTTCGACATCGACCCGCGCCTCGTCGAGCAGTTCGGCACCGAGGCCTCTGAGGCGATCCGCTCGCGGATGAAGGAGGTCCACGGCTTCGCCCTCGTCACCGCGCCCGACGCCCGGCCCTACGTGCGGATGATCATCGAGCGGATCTTCCCGACCCTGCCGGTGCTGTCGCATCTCGAGATCGCCCGGGGCGTCGAGATCAAGTCGCTGGGCACGGTCTCGTGACCAGGATCGGGCCGGACAGCTTCCTCGCCGTCTTCCTGATCTTCTGCCGGGTCGGCGGCTGTCTCCTGGTGGTGCCGGGTTTTTCGAGCCCGCGGGTACCGCAGCAGGTCCGGCTCCTCATCGCCGGCGCCGTCTCGCTCGCCATCGCCCCGCTGATCGTGCCGCAATTCGAGACGCGGCTGGCCGGCCAGGTGCCGATGCAGACGCTCGCCTGGATCGTCAGCGAGACCCTGACGGGTCTGATGATCGGCTTTCTCGGCCGGGTGTTCATTCTGGTGCTGGAGACGGTGATGAACGCGGCCTCGACCATGGTCGGCTTCGGCGGCATGCCCGGCTCGCCGATCGAGGGCATCGACCCGGTGCCGGCGGTGGAGGGGCTGATCCTGCTCACCGCGGTCGCGATCATCTTCGCCGCCGACCTGCACTGGGAATTGTTTCGCGGCCTCGTCGAATCCTATTCCCGCATCCCGCCCGGCGAGGGGCTCGGCAGCCAGCTGATGCTGACCCGGATCGTCGACCAGGTCACCGCCGCCTTCATGCTCGGCCTGCGCATCGTCGCGCCGTTCATCCTCTACGCCATCATGGTCAACCTGGCGGCAGGCTTCGTCAACAAGCTCACGCCGACGATCCCGGTCTACTTCGTCGCCACGCCGTTCGTGATGTTCGGTGGCCTTCTCATGCTCTACTATCTCGCGGGCGAGTTCATGACGCAGTTCCTCACCGGCTACGCGGCCTGGCTGGTGCGCGGCTGATGGCGTCCGGCACCGGCGACCGGCTCAAGCGGGCCAAGCGCCTCGTCACCGTGCAGGAGCAGATGCGCCGCGCAGCCGAGATCGAGCTGGCGGCGACCCGCGAGCGCGTCTCCGAGATCGAAGCCGACCGGGTGCGGCTGCTGGCGGCGCTCGCCTCCTCCGAGCACGGCCCGATGCTGCTGGAGGCCACGGCCAAGCGGCTGCGCGGTCTGGCGGCACAGGCCACCGCGCTCGAGGCGGAGGCCGCGGCGCAAGCCGACGCGGTGCGCGAGCGCGGCCTTGCCCAGAAGCGCGCCGAATCCCTGGTCGAGCGCCGGGCCGACGATCACCGCCGCGAGGCGGACAAGCGCGACGACCTCGAACGGCTCGATGCCCAGGTGGCGCGGCACTCGGCGCAAGCCGGCCGTCCCGACGCAAGCCTCCCGTAAGCCAGGGCCGTTAAGATCCTGTTGACGTAACCGATCCTGATTCGAGCCGCCGATGAGCATCTCACCGCCCTCCGACATCGTGCTCGACGTGGCCCGGGCCGCCGATCCGGCGCGGTTCCAGGAGGCCGCCGCCAAGCTGTCGCAGCCCGGCAGCGCCGGTGCCACCGC from Methylobacterium aquaticum encodes:
- the fliR gene encoding flagellar biosynthesis protein FliR codes for the protein MTRIGPDSFLAVFLIFCRVGGCLLVVPGFSSPRVPQQVRLLIAGAVSLAIAPLIVPQFETRLAGQVPMQTLAWIVSETLTGLMIGFLGRVFILVLETVMNAASTMVGFGGMPGSPIEGIDPVPAVEGLILLTAVAIIFAADLHWELFRGLVESYSRIPPGEGLGSQLMLTRIVDQVTAAFMLGLRIVAPFILYAIMVNLAAGFVNKLTPTIPVYFVATPFVMFGGLLMLYYLAGEFMTQFLTGYAAWLVRG